The following nucleotide sequence is from Pseudonocardia abyssalis.
CCCGACCCCACGGACCGTTGAGCGCTGCTTCGAGCCAGACCGTCATGGCCGCCATTCTCGAGGCCTCCGGACCGTCCAGCACAACACCCTCTTGCACTGAAGAAAATCTACAGTTACCGTTACAGCTATCCGGAGGTCGTCGGACCAGCCGATCCCCTCCGGAGCATCGCCGCCCGTTGCCGACAGGAGAGGAGTGACCCGCGATGCTCATGCGCACCGACCCGTTCCGAGAGCTGGACAGACTCACCCAGCAGGCGTTCACCACGAACCCCGGAACCTGGACCCGGCCCACCGCGATGCCGATGGACGCCTACCGCGACGGTGAACAGTTCGTCGTCTGCTTCGACCTCCCCGGGGTCGAACCCGAGGCGATCGAACTCGACGTGGAGCGCAACGTGCTGACGGTGAAGGCCGAGCGCCGCCCACGGATCACCGGCGAGCACGTGGAGATGCAGGTGGCCGAGCGGCCACTGGGCGTCTTCTCCCGGCAGCTGTTCCTGGGCGACACCCTCGATGTCGAGCACATCGACGCCGGCTACGAGGCCGGGGTTCTCACCTTGCGCATCCCCATCGCCGAGCGGGCGAAGCCGCGCAGGATCAGCATCAGGAACAGCGACGACGGGCACCGGAAGATCGACGCCTGAGACCCGTCACCCGAGGTCAGGAGGTGTTCCGCCACCAGCACATCATCACGAGCGCAACCCACGATGCGGGGCCGTGTCGACCTCATCCCCCCGGGTCGACGCGGCCCCGCCGCTCGTCGGCCTCCAGCGTGGTGATGCGAGCCCGGGCCGTGTCGAGCTCATCCTGCAGCCCCACGATCCGGGCCGCGGCGTCCAGCGTCATGCCCTCGTCGAACAGCGTCCGCACCCGCGCGGCGAGATCGAGCTGGCGTCGTGAGTACCGACGGTGGCCCCCGTCGGAGCGCTGCGGCGTGAGCACGCCTGCGGCGTCGAGGCTGCGCAGGAATGCCGGCTGCACCTCCAGCAGCTCAGCGGCCTGGCCCATCGCGTAGGCCGGGTAGTCCTCGTCGTCAAGCCGACTGGTACCCGCCACCGGCCACCCCTTTCCTCACCTCGACTCCGATCAGGACGGCGACACAGCAGGACGCGGGGTCCGACTGAGAGCCGAACCCCGCGTCGATGGGATCTTCACTGATCAAGAAGTTCGGGGGCTGTCCTGATGAGCATCCTCCGCGCGTCTCGAACCATCGCCGTCCCTGTGGCGCCTCTGACCTCCTGAGAAATCCTAAACCCGTCGATGCAGATCCTGTCAAGCCCGGGCGGCAGACTGCTGCGACATCCCCCGCACTGCACCGCGACACCGGCACGACTGGAGAACCTCACAGGGGACGCCCGCGACCTCACCGGCTCGCCCGATCCGGACCGCTCGGAGGGCCGGGCCCGCAGCCCTCGCCGCAGGGCGAATCACGACCGGCCCGGTCCGGCTGCAGATCGGCGCGGACCTCTTCCCGGCCCGTGCTTCCCGCACATGGCCGCACCCCGGCTCACCGGCCGGCCTGCATCCCGATCTCGCCGGAGGGGCGCGGCGCACGCCGACATCGGTCCGGGTGAGGTGCCGTGGACGGTCCTCCCCGTCCCCGGCGACGCGCTCTGCACACTGCACGAGTACGAGACCGGACCGATCGCGGCACTCCCTCTCGACAGCGCCGCCCGGACCGCGTCGTGCGCGGCGGCGGCACCGCACCCGCCTCCGGTCCGACCACCACTGAGTCTTGTGCGCCGACACTCCGACCACGAGTGCCACATCCTG
It contains:
- a CDS encoding MerR family transcriptional regulator, yielding MGQAAELLEVQPAFLRSLDAAGVLTPQRSDGGHRRYSRRQLDLAARVRTLFDEGMTLDAAARIVGLQDELDTARARITTLEADERRGRVDPGG
- a CDS encoding Hsp20/alpha crystallin family protein produces the protein MLMRTDPFRELDRLTQQAFTTNPGTWTRPTAMPMDAYRDGEQFVVCFDLPGVEPEAIELDVERNVLTVKAERRPRITGEHVEMQVAERPLGVFSRQLFLGDTLDVEHIDAGYEAGVLTLRIPIAERAKPRRISIRNSDDGHRKIDA